A region of the Lycium barbarum isolate Lr01 chromosome 1, ASM1917538v2, whole genome shotgun sequence genome:
TTAAACATTTGTTTGAAGTGTTGTTACCTTTGGGAGAGATAGGAATTTACTACTGAGGTAGCGTAAAATCGAGCAGTAGATGATAAGTCAAGCCATTGAGTCCTTAGGGAAGCCAATTTCGACCACTGGTTTCTCAGGTTTCGTTGCGCCGCCGGTCTCCATCGCCGTATTTCTTGAGCCGATAACGGCGTGGTTGCCGGCGCCGGTGATTTTGAAGCCGGACTTTGAAAGTTCCCCTCGCCGCCAGCAATTGACGGCGTCGGTGACGGAGTAACTGGGAGGACTTTGGACTCCATTGTTATTACTACTGACGGCTAGTTGCTGAAAAAAAACGAACAATGACGAAGTTTTTGGCCAAAATTATCCCTTATCTTTTAGGTTAGGTCTAATTTTATCCTCCAAATATAACCTTGAGCACTATTTCTCCTCTAAGTTTGCAAAAGTTGAGCACTTTTAGTCTAATACCCTCATCTGTTACATTGAGTCACCCAACCCACTTCTCTTTCATCACAAATCTGTGCGTCGCCTGTTCCCAGTTGTGGATGGTCATTTAACCTAGTCTTTGAAAATGTATATATTTAGTAAAATTGATTAATAACATTAGAAAATTTGACagtattaataatttttttacgtattataaattaaaaataatactTAATGCTTCATCCGTTTTAACCCATTTGAGTGGACACGCagtttaaaaaagtaaaaaaaacttttaaatttGTGGTGTAAactgagtcacatatattttgtgtggctataaatcattgcataaaagtaaatttttttcaaatatagaaagaggtcattctttttggcacgaactaataagaaaatgaattcacataaattgaaacagaaaaAATTTTAGTTGGAGCAAGTGATATATAGTAAAAGTTGGAAAAGTTGTATGAAAAATAacgagaaaaggacaaaaatggtcccttaactatgatagtaggttcaaaatagtttcttaactatgcacttaacggttttagtcctttaagtttgttacaagttaacaaaaatggtcccttaactatgagagtaggttcaaaatagtcccttaactatgcacttaacggttttggtcctttaagtttgtcataagttgacagttttagtctcgacaaaatattcatcaaactctgtttgttagatttgacgagaactatgaaaaaaagaaaaaaattaatgagaactctagatcggtcaaataactcgggacaaaaccgacggacgttagtcggttataggatggacttctgcgcatttttcctcaaaaataaccgatggacttccgttggttttcgtaaaaaacaataaaaattaaaaaaaaaatagtgcccctcgattttatccatcggtttccgtccatcatttttttcgcttgttttttgtagtgacaacttttttagtttctgctatttctaatttatttttaaagtctagtgtattttatttagtcgatggattccctcagttttaatcgatagagtccgtcggtctttgtgtttcgagacatcattttctgacattatcaaaccgttaagtgcatacttaagggactatttttaaccaaccctcatagttaagggaccattttgtcaacttatggcaaacttaaaggaccaaaaccgttaagtgcatagttaagggactattttgaacctactctcatagttaagggaccatttttgttaacttgtaacaaacttaaaggactaaaaccgttaagtgcatagttaagggactattttgaacctactatcatagttaagggacatTTTTATCCTTTTCTCGAAAAATAACTTACGTCCTATTCATTTTCCCTCATCTTCGTTAAATAGCACTCCCTCAATTTCAATCGGTTTGGCTTGGTTTGGAGTATCTTCaattttttcgaaataaaatttatatattaaaaataaaatataaaaaagtaaaatatGTTCAATAGTTCATAATTCAAATGGATATTAGAAAAAATTATGGCCAAAGAAGATATTTCCTTCGATCTAAAATAATTGAGGATTTAATCTCTAAAAGTTAATTTAAAATAACTGAGCTATCAggaagatattttttttttcaaatttaccttttacatatttttaatttaatgaaTAAATTTAATGCGGTTTTAGTCAGTGCACCTCTTCATTTCCCGGGGTTCATTCAGAAACTATTTCTAAAGCCGGTCCAAAATCAGAATCGGAGCGGAAACTAAAGTGCATCAAAAGGCATGTCGTCACAACAAACGAACGATCCACGTCAACCGTCAACGGCGAAGCCGTATAAGCAACCGCCGGTAGCTCCACAAGATCTTCCTATTGATTATTCCGGTTTCATCGCCGTCATTTTCGGTGTCTTTGGTGCCATGTTTAGAGTACGTACATTTACACGTATAACTTAGTACATTTACGCGATGTTTAGTTATAGTTTAGGTTTCTTATCGATGAAATTAGATTCGAATACCTGATCTAAACTCTCCATTCCAGAACCAGAGGAAAATCATGGACTTATCTACTTTTGCCAAAATTACACAAATATTTACCCCACCTAGCCCATATTTTGTGTTTCTTTCCCGGTTTTGCCCATATTTTGAGTTTTTACCTATACTTGATGAATTTTGTCCTTGTCTAGTTATATCTTAGGCTTCTTATCTATAAAATTAGGTTTGAATACAATCTCTAAATTCTCCATCCAGATCCAGAAGAGAATCCTGCATTTATAAGCTCCTGTTTAGCCATAGATTTTGAActtgaaaatttgagtttttgaagttgtgtttggatgTGCAttttacttgattttttttttttttttttttttttttgaagttatgTGAGTTTTCTCCCAAAAAATGGTCTGAGCcagtttttggaacttgaaaatcttttgaagataaattttcaaaatctgatccaaaatctatggccaagcCCTAGCTAAATTTATGGGGAAAATGAGGCCAACTCAGCGTAGAGGTGCGTTTCAATACAAAGGGATTGATAGTTTAGGCAGGTAAAGGGAACAATAGATAGTTGAGGTACGGAACTCGCGAAAAAGTgttagttcaggtgtgtttttaaCCATTAACTCTAGATTTAATGTACATAAGTAGACTTTTTTACGTTGAGTGTTCATTTACATAGTTATATTTTAGGTTTTGTATCTATAAAATTAGATTCAAATACTAACTCTAAATTGGCCAAACCTCTATGAGAGTTGGCCAACCATGCACCTGTGGTGGATTGGGAACAAATATTTGGCCAAAGCAGCatcgaggtgtgttttaatacaaagAGAGCGATAGTTTAGGTAGGTAAATGAAACAATGGATAGTTGGGGTATGAAACTCGCGAAGTGATAATTCAGGtatgtttttgaccattaactctaGATTTAATGTGCATGGGTGGACTTTTTTAGGTTGAATGTTCATTTACATAGTTGTATGCTTAAACATTATTAACTCTGATGATCTGTTTTGTAGTACAAGGTCTGCTCGTGGCTTGCTATAATATTCAGTGCTCAATCCCTTGCTAACATGAGGAATATGGAAAATGATCTTAAGCAGATCTCAATGGCCATGATGTAAGTTCAGCTGTTTGATTAACTGTATTAAGAGCTATACGTGTTGTTGGTGTATGTTAGATGTATTTTTACAGGTATTGTTCCGAGCTTGTTCTCCTAGTTTGTGAAATGGTATACAAATGCCTAAATTTCGATTCTGCTGTTTTGAAAGTTACGGTCTTTGGATTGAACCTGTCCCTGATTATGAAATAAACAAATATTGGTTGGCTGATAATGATATGTATTGAAAGGTATAAGGGGAAAAAACATCTAAGAGAACTCACCGGAAGTACTATTAGTGTCCAAGTTTCTTTAGAATAATACGAACTTGCTTCAATAACAGTTAATACTTGCTCTTATTATTGCACTGAAATTAGAGCTTGCTAAATGAAATTTTTCAGTGTGGTTGTTTGCTGCTCCTGCATTTATATTTACAAGGAGGTATTGAACCTGGAAGTAATTTTAATTTCAAAATGTCATGAAGTGGTCATCATGTCTGTAGTTTGTTTTGAATGGTTGGTGGAGTTTTTCCTGGATTGGGATTATGTTTTGCCTTCCGTGTAATTGCGCTCTGCCGTGCATTCAGGGCATCAATTTGAAGCAAATTTAGCTATATTTTACAAGTTGCTAGTTGGGGATGGTTATTTATTTGTCTATGGATTTTAACCTTAAGTTGTTGAACTCTGGAATGCATTTTATTCTATGATATTGCCCCAAAACACAATTATTTGGCATCCATTGAAGAGGAAGAACTTTTTAATTGCAACATTTCATTTGATCTTCATAAAAAATTGGCATGTAATGTGGCTGGCTTATACacataaaaaaaatagaatatttcATTTGGTACGTGGTTTATATGGAATGAGATGGAAAGACAGTAACGAGGAATCATTTTCCTTCATTAACAAAAAGGAGGAATTTGCTTTTCAAGAAtatcaaagaaaaaaaataaaagaaaagtaaaaTTAGGAACCCTAAGTACCTATTGAATGAGCTAAGATGAGTTGAGCTGCCACTGTGCTCCTTATAGTTCCACTCTGCTCCAAAATTACTAAAGCCCAACTAGTCAACAAATTTTGGGAGGAGGAAAATGTATTATCTCAGAAAAGTGAAGTAAAAAGACAATGTTCACGCGTGTGGGTGATTGCAACTCTTGTAGGACTTATTTGGTAATGAGGTACTTCCTGGAGTGTTGTCCCTTTGCCTTACTCGTTTCCCTTCTCCTGCAGCCAAATAGTACCTATGAGCCTTTGTATGCCCATGTGTTATTTTAACGTCTCAAAAACAATTTAGTAGTAAGGCATTGTCTTCACCCCCCTTGCCACCTGCCTCTGCTTCCATGTCCAGATTCCAGAATGGTTGTTCCCAATGTATAGTAGCCTAGTTTATACTATATGTTTGTTATGAGCAAGGTAGTGAAGTAGATTGGATTCTCAATTATCAGTAAGTTAGTGTTATAGATCTGGCAACTAAACAATAAGATATTATCAACTATCCATCTTGGAGTTGCAAATGATAAAAGAAGCCTTGTCAAATAATAATTTGTTTGACTATCTGAAGAGTTATTAGATCAAACGTAACAattatttcataaaaaaaaaagagttattaGATCAAACGAATTGGAAAGAGAGTATACATGAAGCTAAGAGAACCCAGAGCAAACTGATTGTTCTGCTATTAGTTATCACAGTTTCATTCCTATGCTTGATTGCATGTCTAATCAGAACTTGTTATTTTTGTTGACTCAGGTTTGGTATTATGGGTCTAATGACAAACTACTTGGGTGTTGGTCCCCGGGGAAGCAAGAAAACTTGATGGAATTGTTTATGGCACAAGTTCATTTATAAGGACATTGATGTCGAACGTGCGCATGTCTTCCGGAAACTTTTGGATTGTTTTGATGATTTTGTAATTTTGAGCTCTTTTTATAGGGCTATTCTGTTCTAACTTCTAATTGCTCTTGGCAAAAACTAAACAAAATTATTACTTTCGTGATATAACATTATGTTAGCATATGCCAAGGGTAAAAAAAGTTCCGTTAGGCAAGACCAATATTTGTTTCCTATTTCTCTATTGGTCTAACTTCCGCTGTAATATTAATGTAGGAAGGACTAAAAGATTGGCTCCTCTCCAGTATTCTACCTCCATTTCAGACagctcgtttggttggaaacaacttatcccgggattagttattccacccttaaggtgggataaaataaggcTACAATCCCGGGATAAGCTATTCCGGATATTTATTCCAATCAAACATGAGATAAGGAGGCACTAAAATTTTATTCACACCAAACGGcccttagggctcgtttggtatgatggatagagaaaaatagtcctgggataaaaaTTAGTATCGTCTTATCCCAAGTTTGGTTGGAAAAAAAAACTCGGGATAACTAATCTCGGGATTAGAGTGTTTTTTTATTCCACCTTGAtggtggaataactaatctcgGGATAACTTATTCCGGGATAAGTTatttccaaccaaacgagcccttagacTTTTAACTATTGccacttaattaattttaatggATTAGATTCACTCAGTTGATATACCCTGGTACCACATATATTTTGAAGAAGAGTATAAATAAGACGAAGGAGTTTTCAGAATTTCATTATATTTGCTTTATCAGTTACTCTGTGATACATTTGCTTTCTTCACGATTCcttacaatatatgtatatggaatcataaatgaACTTTATGTTTTGTGAATTTATCATAGATTTTACAAGTAgtttagggtagaaggctagtagatagtctcgttatccattcttattagtagtcgcattattgcaatataatttcttgtgctccgatttctgttatttcttgtgctttgattatcctgtgttatctgcttcgatttctgctattatctgttatttcctgtgctttgattatcctgtgttctCTGTGTCGCttacattatttcatttccatatcgctttgaatctcttatccAAAtctccatatcgctttgaatctcttaaccttatctgatttctttttatgcttttattgagccgagggtctttcggaaatagccgtcctaccttggtaggagtaaggtctgcgtacactctaccctctccagaccccacgatgtgggatttcactgggtggttgttgttgttgttgtttacaaGTAATTTAGGAAATTACTTTAAGCTTCTAATAATTACATAATCTCTTCATCTCCCATGATTATCAACCTTTCTGATTAAATTGTTCATTATTCTTTTGATTGTCGAGTCTAAAATGATATGCCAAAAGCGGTGTATTGGTGGATTTCAGTTATGCTCTCTCTGCACATCCTATGTGGACTTTATAAGGGCAGCCAGTTTTCGCATGCTTGAAATACTTCATCAACTGAAATAATATGTGCTTTAACTAGGCAAGTGTACCAAtgtcggtatatatatatatatgtcagcTTTAAAACTTCATCTCCTCGAAGTTCTAACAAATTCTGCTTGATACTTCGTGAAGAGAATAAACAAATTTTGCGGTAAACTGATGCATTAAAAACGTGGATAGATTAAGTTGCAGCTCGCAGCCATCATATCTCAGCTCAGAACATTTAAGAACTGCAAATAACTTTGATTGCCTACAACGGAAATAACAAAGCTCATAGGCAAAGATCTTAGGCTGCACCACATTTGAATGGCAATTAGATTAGGTTATAGCCATCATATGTCAACTCACAGCATTTAAGAACTGAGAAAACCCTGAAGGCCAATTGTGTAAGGTTCAAAACTAGGTGGATCATAGACTCGCCCCGTTACACTTCTCTacttaaatattaattt
Encoded here:
- the LOC132600427 gene encoding protein Asterix, giving the protein MSSQQTNDPRQPSTAKPYKQPPVAPQDLPIDYSGFIAVIFGVFGAMFRYKVCSWLAIIFSAQSLANMRNMENDLKQISMAMMFGIMGLMTNYLGVGPRGSKKT